One part of the Tunicatimonas pelagia genome encodes these proteins:
- a CDS encoding DUF445 domain-containing protein, protein MIILTLPIIAALTGWITNFIAIKMLFHPREKVKILFLEIQGIFPKRQKKLAEKLGKIVSDELFSMEDVRKAITNPDNLNDVHQVIDEKLDDFLENRMMESMPMLYVFMSDDMRVKIKATLQQELELMLPELIGQFANKIEKEVDVERIVYEKVVNFSSDKLEEILYSIMRKEFKFIEILGGVLGFLIGLIQIGLLQLQ, encoded by the coding sequence ATGATTATACTAACACTACCCATTATTGCTGCCCTCACCGGGTGGATTACTAACTTTATTGCAATCAAAATGCTCTTCCATCCCCGGGAAAAAGTGAAAATACTATTTCTGGAGATACAAGGTATTTTTCCGAAGCGACAGAAAAAGCTGGCAGAGAAGCTAGGAAAAATTGTGTCGGATGAGCTATTCTCCATGGAGGATGTGCGGAAGGCTATCACCAACCCGGATAACCTGAACGATGTGCATCAGGTCATTGACGAAAAGCTAGATGATTTTCTAGAAAACCGCATGATGGAAAGCATGCCGATGCTCTACGTATTTATGAGCGATGATATGCGCGTAAAAATCAAAGCTACCTTACAACAAGAACTGGAATTGATGTTACCCGAACTCATTGGTCAGTTTGCCAACAAAATAGAGAAAGAAGTTGATGTGGAGCGCATAGTGTACGAGAAGGTGGTTAACTTCTCCAGCGATAAGCTAGAAGAAATTCTGTACTCAATTATGCGAAAGGAGTTTAAGTTTATCGAGATTCTGGGTGGAGTGCTAGGCTTCCTCATTGGCCTGATCCAGATCGGATTGCTACAGTTGCAGTAG
- a CDS encoding Gfo/Idh/MocA family protein, with product MKTSGAAGLGITFLSSAVPVFGKNAPSNQLNVAVMGVRSRGAALLNEVLKIDGMHLSHICDVDQQILDKTSHEIKESKLQKKQPKALSDFREALEDDDLDALVIAAPDHWHAPAALMALQAGKHVYVEKPCGHNPKEGEMLVEAQQRYGKIVQMGNQQRSALESIDIVQQIRDGIIGRPYYAKAWYVNARDSIGTGKQVPVPEHLNYELWQGPAPRQPYQDNVIHYNWHWFWNWGTGEALNNGTHEIDVCRWALGVDYPTRVGSQGGRYHYDDDWEFYDTQIVNYDFDDEKTITWEGRSCNPNRIKGRGRGSLICGTEGSVILDRDGYEVYDMKNNLVKELKASTKAASMDTRGGDSMTNMHIANFRDGVVDGATLNSPIEEGHKSVLLCHLANISQEMGRALMIDTATGQIKDDKEAMKMWSREYEPGWEPESSTLGMGNE from the coding sequence ATGAAAACCTCAGGAGCTGCTGGGCTAGGCATTACTTTCCTTAGCAGTGCCGTGCCGGTTTTTGGGAAGAATGCACCCAGCAATCAACTCAACGTCGCCGTAATGGGGGTACGTAGTCGGGGTGCGGCTCTGCTCAATGAAGTTTTAAAGATAGACGGTATGCACCTTTCGCATATTTGTGACGTAGACCAACAGATATTGGATAAAACCTCACATGAGATTAAGGAATCAAAGCTACAGAAAAAGCAGCCTAAGGCACTTTCTGATTTCCGGGAGGCACTGGAAGACGATGACCTTGATGCTTTGGTAATTGCTGCGCCGGATCATTGGCATGCCCCGGCTGCTCTTATGGCATTGCAAGCGGGTAAGCATGTGTACGTAGAAAAGCCCTGTGGGCACAACCCCAAAGAAGGTGAAATGCTGGTAGAAGCTCAACAGCGTTACGGAAAAATAGTACAAATGGGGAACCAGCAGAGGTCGGCTCTTGAGTCTATTGATATTGTTCAACAAATTAGAGATGGTATCATCGGTCGTCCTTACTACGCTAAAGCCTGGTATGTGAATGCTCGTGATTCTATTGGTACCGGGAAACAAGTGCCCGTACCAGAACATTTGAATTATGAACTATGGCAAGGGCCCGCCCCCCGTCAACCTTATCAGGATAATGTGATTCACTACAATTGGCACTGGTTTTGGAACTGGGGAACCGGAGAAGCCCTGAATAATGGTACCCACGAAATAGATGTTTGCCGTTGGGCACTAGGGGTTGATTACCCTACTCGCGTAGGTTCTCAGGGGGGACGTTACCACTACGACGACGACTGGGAGTTTTATGATACACAGATTGTTAATTACGATTTTGACGACGAAAAAACCATTACGTGGGAAGGAAGAAGCTGTAATCCGAACCGCATAAAAGGACGAGGAAGAGGTTCATTGATCTGTGGTACCGAAGGTTCTGTGATTCTTGACCGAGATGGGTACGAAGTATACGACATGAAGAACAATTTGGTAAAGGAACTAAAGGCTAGCACCAAGGCGGCTTCTATGGATACCCGTGGGGGAGATAGTATGACTAATATGCACATTGCTAACTTTCGTGATGGGGTAGTAGATGGGGCTACGTTGAACTCACCGATTGAGGAAGGACACAAAAGTGTGCTACTCTGCCATCTGGCCAATATTTCGCAAGAAATGGGACGAGCACTAATGATAGATACGGCTACCGGACAAATTAAAGACGACAAAGAAGCGATGAAGATGTGGAGTCGGGAGTATGAACCCGGTTGGGAACCCGAATCTAGTACTTTGGGAATGGGTAACGAATAA
- a CDS encoding TM2 domain-containing protein yields the protein MKHKSYAILLAILLGGFGVHRFYIGQHRRGWWYAGFFWTLVPMIISWFDAARFSSMDYAEFNRRYNLGHELSKKFSDDEVLLAASFEKEREEKLLQEIEKLSSKEDVQQYLQQAKERGDYLPRLVYARANAILRDQPWIMSDSLDFDKKIS from the coding sequence ATGAAACATAAATCCTACGCAATCCTCCTAGCAATTCTTCTGGGAGGATTCGGTGTTCATCGGTTTTACATTGGGCAACACCGCCGGGGCTGGTGGTATGCTGGTTTTTTTTGGACTCTGGTTCCCATGATTATTAGCTGGTTTGATGCTGCCCGATTTAGCTCTATGGACTACGCTGAGTTTAACCGTCGCTATAACTTGGGACACGAACTATCCAAAAAGTTTTCGGATGACGAGGTGCTATTAGCCGCTAGTTTTGAAAAAGAGCGGGAGGAAAAACTTCTTCAGGAGATTGAGAAACTCTCTTCTAAAGAAGATGTACAGCAATATTTACAACAAGCCAAAGAGCGCGGCGATTACCTTCCTCGCTTGGTGTACGCTCGAGCGAATGCTATTTTACGAGACCAACCCTGGATAATGAGTGATTCTCTTGACTTTGATAAAAAAATTAGCTAA
- a CDS encoding YqgE/AlgH family protein — protein sequence MRGDAVKPTKGDLLLSEPFLADPNFERSVILLCEHNSQGSFGFVLNKEADLKLSDAIDEVQNYQQTLYVGGPVQHETLHFLHRINPPFSNSEPIVNDVFWGGDFDELLSLINTRQISATDVKFFAGYSGWGPGQLADELKEETWIVYRQPTAYQLFDIPAGQLWQEILRNMGGKYRMFSNYPIDPRLN from the coding sequence ATGCGTGGAGATGCTGTAAAACCTACTAAGGGCGACTTATTACTATCGGAGCCTTTTTTAGCTGACCCAAATTTTGAGCGATCTGTGATACTTTTATGCGAGCATAATAGCCAGGGATCTTTTGGCTTTGTGCTTAACAAAGAAGCTGACCTCAAACTTTCTGACGCAATAGATGAAGTACAAAACTACCAACAAACATTATACGTGGGTGGCCCCGTACAGCACGAGACGCTTCACTTCCTGCACCGTATTAATCCGCCGTTCAGTAATTCGGAGCCGATAGTAAATGATGTTTTTTGGGGCGGTGATTTTGACGAGCTATTATCACTTATCAATACTCGGCAAATTTCGGCAACCGACGTAAAGTTTTTTGCCGGATATTCGGGTTGGGGCCCCGGGCAGCTAGCGGATGAATTGAAAGAAGAGACCTGGATTGTGTATCGTCAGCCTACCGCTTACCAGCTATTTGATATTCCGGCAGGCCAGTTGTGGCAGGAGATATTACGTAACATGGGCGGAAAGTACCGTATGTTCTCCAACTATCCAATTGACCCACGTTTGAACTAA
- a CDS encoding DUF349 domain-containing protein, which yields MAEASEDQKDKKLSVDQEPENTIELTSETTTSSEVVDEESKTEVIVESDSSESTDVQETPKPEISSTSEAESREVLAVSEEDKGLTENNPNQPLEETIAEATEVKEPIEAAVEADSQVASPPDSEPVSEVSLPEEKLGEDEKENKASEEGQPKNQEQSAGEGGVVSAPSAATEEAEVDNQEASAELEEEENVPDYSQLSREELAREMERLAKGDEVNSIADQVRELKVHFDDLEETERQQALERFIKDGGEADGFEYRPDEFYTLFYAAYDEIRERRSEYRNKREKSRQENLKEKEEILNKLRDFVDSEETQVSIAKVKEIQQQWRSIGEVPSAQNRTLWANYHALLDRFYDNRSIYFELKELDRKKNLESKIAVAERAEQLVEEPDIKKAAKELDELHEEYKHIGPVPRDDQEALWQRFKAASDKIHDRRREDIEAFKEQLKQNLAEKLKLVEAVTEFASFESDSIKAWNKKTKELQQLQKSWEAAGSMPRNQAKEINRQFWSSFKEFFAHKGAFFQRLDAHREENLQKKEALAEKAESLKESEDWKTTSNELKRLQREWKDIGPVPEKARESIYQRFKAACDAFFERRRNNSQETEVEYQKNLAVREEVCDKIEALAKEKSSDLDALTKLIQQYAETGFVPRSAMKSISTRYQQAVNQFVENAEELDENQKKEVLIEIELGSMKSGPGGQRKVNLKESSIRRKISQLESDISLWRNNISFFTSSSKQASKLIADVERKIEKATAEVEQLKSQLAVLRSLK from the coding sequence ATGGCCGAAGCTTCTGAAGATCAGAAAGATAAAAAACTCTCTGTAGACCAAGAACCGGAAAATACAATCGAACTCACTTCTGAGACTACCACTAGTAGTGAAGTAGTAGACGAAGAATCTAAGACTGAAGTAATAGTTGAGTCAGACTCATCAGAAAGTACTGATGTGCAAGAAACACCCAAACCCGAGATAAGCTCTACTAGCGAAGCTGAATCGCGTGAGGTGCTTGCAGTCTCGGAAGAAGATAAGGGGCTGACTGAAAACAACCCTAACCAGCCACTTGAGGAGACTATTGCCGAAGCCACTGAGGTGAAGGAACCGATAGAGGCAGCAGTCGAGGCTGACAGTCAGGTAGCCTCCCCCCCAGATTCGGAACCTGTGTCTGAAGTTAGCCTACCGGAAGAGAAATTAGGCGAGGACGAGAAAGAAAATAAAGCGAGTGAAGAAGGTCAACCAAAGAACCAAGAGCAATCAGCAGGAGAGGGGGGAGTAGTAAGTGCGCCGAGTGCAGCTACCGAAGAAGCTGAGGTAGATAATCAGGAAGCAAGTGCTGAGTTGGAGGAAGAAGAAAATGTTCCGGATTACAGCCAGTTGAGTCGGGAAGAGCTAGCCCGGGAAATGGAAAGGTTGGCTAAGGGCGACGAAGTAAATAGCATTGCCGATCAGGTTCGGGAACTGAAAGTACACTTTGACGATCTGGAAGAAACTGAGCGGCAGCAGGCTCTCGAGCGATTTATAAAAGACGGAGGCGAAGCTGATGGGTTTGAGTATCGGCCAGATGAGTTCTACACGCTATTTTATGCTGCTTACGATGAAATTCGGGAACGTCGGTCCGAATACCGAAACAAGCGGGAAAAAAGCCGTCAGGAAAACCTAAAAGAAAAAGAAGAGATACTTAACAAACTGCGCGACTTTGTAGACAGCGAAGAAACGCAGGTGAGCATTGCCAAGGTAAAAGAAATTCAGCAGCAGTGGCGTAGTATTGGCGAAGTGCCTTCGGCGCAGAACCGTACCTTGTGGGCTAATTACCACGCTTTGCTTGATCGTTTTTATGATAATCGTAGCATTTACTTTGAGTTAAAAGAGCTTGATCGGAAGAAAAATCTAGAGAGCAAGATAGCGGTGGCGGAGCGTGCCGAGCAGTTAGTAGAAGAACCCGATATTAAGAAGGCTGCCAAAGAGTTGGACGAGCTACACGAAGAATATAAACATATCGGACCCGTTCCTCGCGATGATCAGGAAGCTCTCTGGCAGCGGTTTAAAGCCGCTTCTGACAAAATTCACGACCGTCGGCGAGAAGATATTGAGGCGTTTAAGGAGCAGCTCAAGCAAAATCTGGCAGAAAAACTAAAGCTGGTAGAAGCGGTAACGGAGTTTGCCAGTTTTGAAAGCGATAGTATTAAAGCGTGGAACAAAAAGACTAAAGAGCTTCAGCAGCTTCAGAAAAGTTGGGAAGCGGCAGGTAGTATGCCCCGAAACCAAGCGAAGGAAATAAACCGGCAGTTTTGGTCGAGCTTTAAGGAGTTCTTTGCCCATAAAGGTGCGTTTTTTCAGCGTTTAGATGCTCATCGGGAAGAAAACTTACAAAAGAAGGAGGCTTTAGCAGAGAAGGCCGAAAGCCTGAAGGAAAGCGAAGATTGGAAAACTACTTCTAATGAGCTAAAACGTTTGCAACGGGAGTGGAAGGATATTGGCCCGGTGCCCGAAAAAGCGAGAGAGTCAATCTACCAGCGGTTTAAAGCAGCCTGCGATGCCTTCTTTGAACGGCGACGCAACAACAGCCAAGAAACGGAGGTTGAGTATCAGAAGAACTTAGCAGTACGCGAAGAAGTTTGTGATAAAATAGAAGCATTAGCTAAAGAAAAGTCCAGTGACTTAGATGCTCTGACGAAGCTCATTCAGCAGTATGCTGAAACAGGTTTTGTTCCACGTTCGGCCATGAAGAGTATCAGTACGCGCTATCAGCAGGCGGTTAATCAGTTCGTAGAAAATGCTGAAGAATTAGATGAGAATCAGAAGAAAGAGGTATTAATTGAAATAGAATTAGGATCAATGAAGAGTGGCCCGGGTGGTCAGCGCAAGGTTAACCTCAAAGAAAGTAGTATTCGCCGAAAAATTAGCCAGCTTGAGAGCGATATTTCGCTGTGGAGAAACAATATTTCTTTCTTTACTTCCTCCTCGAAGCAAGCCAGCAAACTAATTGCTGATGTAGAGCGCAAAATTGAGAAGGCAACTGCTGAAGTAGAGCAATTAAAGTCTCAGTTAGCTGTTTTGCGAAGTTTGAAATAG
- a CDS encoding NAD-dependent epimerase/dehydratase family protein, whose product MTVLITGGAGYIGTQLVAELVQDYSVSRIIIYDNLSRDNYNGFLGHSLYKRTDNTLTIEFVSGELLDTRKLRSVVQEADIIYHLAAKVVTPFATTDGHAYEQTNHWGTAELVYAIEEAPQVKKLIYVSSTSVYGSAHAGEDAVPNPQTIYGISKLRGEEHVQRLFPKLPTYIIRCGNVYGYNKSLRFDAVINRFMFEANFRRRVSIHGDGKQRRAFVSVQRVGDTLVKLLNTDMPSDTYNLVDKNFQILDIIDVVKAIYFDLEFIFVNRHLGLRELSVDTDLKLFSFIPHWEKRSLLDEMEEFKTKFSF is encoded by the coding sequence ATGACTGTTTTAATTACCGGGGGCGCGGGCTACATTGGCACCCAGCTCGTAGCTGAATTGGTTCAAGACTATTCAGTATCCCGCATTATTATTTACGATAATCTCTCGCGAGACAATTATAATGGGTTTTTAGGCCACTCGCTCTACAAGCGTACGGATAATACTTTAACTATTGAGTTCGTTTCCGGTGAACTGCTAGATACTCGCAAGCTTCGGTCGGTAGTACAGGAGGCTGATATAATCTACCACTTAGCCGCCAAAGTTGTCACACCTTTTGCTACCACCGATGGACATGCTTACGAGCAGACAAACCACTGGGGTACGGCTGAGTTGGTGTACGCCATTGAGGAAGCACCGCAGGTGAAAAAGCTAATTTACGTAAGCAGTACTTCGGTGTACGGTTCTGCCCACGCCGGAGAAGATGCGGTTCCCAACCCTCAAACCATTTACGGCATCTCTAAGCTACGAGGGGAAGAGCACGTACAACGGCTTTTCCCTAAGCTACCTACTTACATTATCCGCTGCGGAAATGTCTACGGCTATAACAAAAGTTTGCGCTTTGATGCCGTGATTAACCGCTTTATGTTCGAGGCAAATTTTCGTCGTAGGGTTTCCATTCACGGTGACGGAAAGCAACGGAGAGCGTTCGTAAGTGTACAGCGAGTTGGCGACACTCTAGTAAAACTGCTTAATACCGATATGCCTTCCGATACTTACAATCTGGTCGACAAGAACTTCCAAATTCTGGATATTATCGATGTGGTAAAAGCAATTTACTTTGATCTGGAATTTATTTTCGTTAACCGCCATTTGGGTTTGCGAGAGCTATCGGTTGATACCGACCTCAAGCTCTTCAGCTTTATTCCCCACTGGGAAAAGCGTTCCTTGCTAGATGAAATGGAAGAATTTAAAACGAAGTTTTCTTTTTAG
- a CDS encoding phosphoadenylyl-sulfate reductase: protein MTFEEIQARILTYQQAGKKLFTSSSFQSHSLVLLHILSRIDRSIPIYFLNTGYHFPETVAFVDEVTERFGLNTLRLNPIVPKHQQRDADGNLLFTSDPDYCCFLNKTQPMEEVLRNYDVWINGVRADQSLVRKAMKVEQPAPHNVLRFHPMLDWSIQEVFAYLREYDLPRHPLDAKGYASIGCEPCTKKPDPEMHEREARWYGMNKVECGLNTDLAKSA from the coding sequence ATGACTTTTGAAGAAATACAGGCTCGCATCCTAACCTACCAGCAAGCGGGCAAAAAGCTATTTACCAGTTCATCGTTTCAATCCCACAGTTTGGTCTTGCTTCACATCCTTTCGCGGATTGATCGTAGCATTCCGATTTACTTTCTAAATACGGGCTACCATTTTCCCGAAACGGTAGCGTTTGTTGATGAAGTTACTGAACGATTTGGCTTGAATACCCTCCGGCTCAACCCGATTGTTCCCAAGCATCAGCAGCGCGATGCTGACGGTAACCTACTGTTTACCTCCGACCCTGATTACTGCTGTTTCTTGAACAAGACTCAGCCAATGGAAGAAGTGCTTCGCAATTACGACGTGTGGATTAACGGAGTGCGTGCCGACCAAAGCTTAGTGCGTAAGGCCATGAAGGTAGAACAACCCGCCCCGCACAACGTACTACGATTTCACCCGATGCTAGATTGGTCTATCCAAGAAGTGTTTGCGTATCTTAGGGAGTACGATTTACCGCGCCACCCGTTAGATGCCAAAGGCTACGCCAGTATTGGCTGCGAACCGTGTACTAAAAAACCTGACCCCGAAATGCACGAACGGGAAGCTCGTTGGTACGGCATGAATAAAGTAGAGTGCGGATTGAATACCGATTTAGCAAAATCAGCGTAA
- a CDS encoding alpha/beta hydrolase — MKKSLIILFTLFTSCTYSVSDQSTLEEENKRLKSELDSLKKQCTEIEHLADSSLVTLPNTTVRELISKYNGQTYKIKIQFPRGYEKGEEVHPVLYVIDAETNFGGISYIVQRLIKDKLIPKILLVGIAYGTDYDNFYRLRSRDLTPVEDKELVMRRGSPPDPTGGADNFSNFIEFELFPFIAAHYRVKEEDRAIYGHSYGGLYGTYTFLQKPQLFNRYILLSPSLWYKDNLLLNEMKNSSLPSAKSKLYMASGELEGRIDDLQLAFIHELEKKNVDALTIKSEVMEDETHRTIFGPGLTNGLRFIYSD; from the coding sequence ATGAAAAAATCGCTCATTATTTTGTTTACCCTTTTTACTAGCTGTACCTACTCAGTATCTGATCAAAGCACCTTAGAAGAGGAAAACAAAAGGTTGAAGAGTGAATTAGATAGTTTAAAAAAGCAGTGCACAGAAATTGAGCATTTAGCTGATAGTTCTCTGGTTACTCTCCCCAATACAACTGTTCGTGAGCTTATCTCAAAGTACAATGGGCAGACTTACAAGATAAAAATTCAGTTTCCGAGAGGCTATGAGAAGGGTGAAGAAGTACACCCGGTTCTTTACGTAATTGATGCCGAAACCAATTTTGGCGGCATCAGCTACATTGTTCAGCGATTGATAAAAGATAAGCTCATCCCGAAAATATTACTCGTTGGCATCGCCTACGGAACCGATTACGATAATTTTTATAGGTTACGAAGCCGCGACTTAACTCCGGTAGAAGATAAAGAACTGGTTATGAGAAGAGGCTCTCCTCCTGACCCTACCGGTGGTGCTGATAATTTTAGCAATTTTATTGAGTTTGAACTCTTCCCGTTTATTGCTGCTCACTACCGAGTTAAAGAAGAAGACCGAGCCATCTACGGACATTCTTATGGCGGACTCTACGGAACCTACACTTTTCTACAGAAACCCCAGTTATTTAATCGATATATCTTGTTAAGCCCTTCTTTGTGGTATAAAGACAACTTATTACTCAATGAGATGAAAAACAGTTCACTACCATCTGCGAAAAGTAAACTTTACATGGCTTCCGGCGAACTGGAGGGTAGAATTGATGATCTACAACTAGCGTTTATTCATGAGCTTGAAAAAAAGAATGTTGACGCGCTCACCATAAAATCAGAAGTGATGGAAGATGAAACTCACCGAACCATCTTTGGACCCGGACTTACCAATGGTTTGCGGTTTATATACAGTGATTAG
- a CDS encoding L,D-transpeptidase family protein, with protein MITPEEFTPLEKNAVIDRIVVEKGQRQMHVYLGDSLLKTYRIALGFNPIGHKEIEGDGKTPEGLYYIDSKNPNSAYHLNLGVSYPNELDKAHAEKLGKSPGGDIKIHGLKNGLGFVEAAHLQQDWTAGCIAITNEEIEELFRSVPIGTPIEIKP; from the coding sequence ATGATAACGCCCGAAGAATTCACTCCATTAGAAAAAAATGCTGTTATTGACCGCATTGTGGTAGAAAAGGGCCAACGCCAGATGCACGTGTATTTAGGTGACTCCTTGCTAAAAACCTATCGTATTGCTCTTGGTTTTAATCCAATTGGTCATAAAGAGATAGAAGGAGACGGTAAAACTCCCGAAGGGCTGTATTATATCGATAGCAAAAACCCAAACAGTGCCTACCACCTCAATCTGGGTGTCTCCTACCCTAATGAGCTAGATAAGGCTCACGCTGAAAAGTTGGGGAAATCTCCGGGAGGTGATATTAAAATTCATGGTCTTAAAAATGGACTCGGTTTTGTTGAAGCTGCTCACCTACAACAAGACTGGACGGCCGGATGTATCGCTATTACCAATGAAGAAATAGAAGAACTATTCCGCAGTGTTCCTATCGGTACTCCCATTGAAATTAAACCATAA
- a CDS encoding SDR family NAD(P)-dependent oxidoreductase, producing MRKTALITGASSGIGQELAYIHAQKGGDLVIVARSEDKLQHLKEKLEQQHSISVKVIVKDLAQANAAQEVYDEVVNSGILVDYLVNNAGFGQVGKFYELPWDRQGAMIQLNIVALTQLTHLFLPNFTQRNSGKILNVSSTASLLPGPLQAVYFATKAYVTSLSNALAEELSNTNVTVTNLMPGATETDFGSTSGMDKTALFANAASAKTVAQEGYQGMLDGKLDVMSGLNTSQKIMMSLVPLTPKKILLKQVHQMQEVQ from the coding sequence ATGCGTAAAACAGCGTTAATTACCGGAGCAAGTAGCGGAATTGGTCAAGAACTTGCCTATATCCACGCACAAAAAGGGGGCGATTTGGTGATCGTAGCCCGCAGTGAGGATAAACTCCAGCACTTGAAAGAAAAATTGGAGCAACAGCATTCAATTTCGGTAAAGGTTATTGTGAAAGATTTAGCGCAGGCAAATGCCGCTCAAGAAGTGTACGATGAAGTGGTAAATTCGGGAATTCTGGTAGATTATTTGGTCAATAATGCTGGTTTTGGGCAAGTAGGAAAGTTCTACGAGTTACCTTGGGATCGTCAGGGAGCCATGATTCAGCTGAACATTGTAGCCCTTACGCAACTGACCCATTTGTTTCTGCCTAATTTTACTCAACGCAATAGCGGAAAGATTTTGAACGTTTCATCTACGGCTAGCTTACTACCTGGTCCACTGCAAGCGGTGTACTTTGCTACTAAAGCCTACGTAACTTCGCTCAGTAATGCGCTAGCCGAAGAGCTTAGTAATACCAATGTAACCGTAACCAACCTAATGCCGGGTGCTACTGAAACAGACTTTGGATCTACTTCGGGTATGGATAAAACGGCCTTATTCGCCAATGCAGCCAGTGCTAAAACAGTGGCCCAAGAGGGTTATCAGGGAATGCTAGATGGTAAATTGGACGTGATGTCGGGATTAAATACTTCACAGAAAATAATGATGTCGTTAGTGCCACTAACCCCAAAAAAGATCCTTTTAAAGCAAGTCCATCAAATGCAAGAAGTCCAATGA
- a CDS encoding S41 family peptidase: protein MKYLLISITIWLSLPSLSQPNKVFSPDELREDFKIMIGSLRDFHPGLYWYRPKREIDNAFETAYAKLNHSMDEHEYLRILGSVISKIGCSHTQLRLSDSTYQTYKEENNYFPLSVIALDNKLYATQSVENSIDAGNEILSINDLSTDSLIQIFEESHWTEGLHPVMFNEISRYFKHYSYPIFIGNAELYIIEYIDSEGNRRKSGLEKDLKKFSSPIVDYTFSDNLTLSFHSANEVSAAILDVNVFFDWKKDGKKYKFSKKLRSAFKQIDSSGVNNLIIDLRDNGGGRAPYELFSYLYDSNFTFFNRMEFILDTESVYAKYCDPKLSKLWISGQAKKSNQINDSTYQLQNEPMLKEQKPSKPQFLGNVYVLINGGCFSATSDLAALIKSHKLATFFGTETGGSYYGNTSMEDAWVTLPNSKVRVKIPLVRHFLSVEPMIPLGRGVIPDYKVEQSITDLKNGVDTQMEFVFTLLKEKSP from the coding sequence ATGAAATACCTTTTGATCTCGATCACAATATGGCTGTCACTTCCTTCTCTCTCACAACCTAACAAAGTTTTCTCACCTGATGAATTAAGAGAGGATTTCAAAATAATGATTGGAAGTCTCCGAGACTTTCACCCCGGACTTTATTGGTATAGACCAAAGCGAGAGATCGATAACGCCTTTGAAACCGCATACGCAAAGCTGAACCACTCGATGGATGAACATGAATATTTGAGGATTCTGGGTTCAGTAATTTCTAAAATTGGATGTAGTCACACTCAGTTGCGGTTGTCAGATTCAACTTATCAAACATATAAGGAGGAGAATAACTACTTCCCATTATCAGTCATAGCACTTGACAATAAGCTCTACGCGACCCAAAGTGTAGAGAACTCGATTGATGCTGGAAATGAAATTCTCAGCATCAACGATCTTAGCACCGATTCGTTAATTCAGATTTTTGAAGAATCGCATTGGACAGAGGGGCTTCATCCCGTGATGTTTAATGAGATTAGCCGCTATTTCAAACATTATTCCTATCCCATTTTTATAGGGAATGCCGAACTGTACATCATTGAATACATTGATAGTGAGGGCAATAGAAGAAAGTCTGGGCTAGAAAAAGACCTAAAAAAGTTTTCGTCACCCATAGTAGATTATACTTTTTCAGATAACCTTACTCTGTCATTTCATTCAGCGAATGAGGTGTCTGCGGCAATCCTAGATGTTAACGTTTTTTTTGACTGGAAGAAAGATGGCAAGAAGTACAAGTTCTCAAAGAAATTACGTTCAGCCTTTAAACAGATCGATTCTTCTGGTGTGAATAACTTGATTATCGACCTCCGAGATAATGGCGGTGGGCGAGCACCTTATGAATTATTTTCATATCTCTATGACAGTAATTTTACATTCTTTAATCGTATGGAATTTATTTTGGATACAGAGTCTGTCTACGCTAAATACTGTGATCCAAAGCTTTCCAAACTTTGGATTAGCGGTCAAGCAAAAAAATCAAATCAAATAAATGACTCTACGTATCAACTCCAAAATGAACCTATGCTCAAAGAGCAAAAGCCTTCAAAGCCTCAGTTTCTTGGGAACGTATATGTTTTGATCAACGGAGGATGCTTCTCAGCTACTTCTGACTTAGCGGCACTCATAAAGTCACATAAATTAGCAACATTCTTTGGAACAGAAACAGGTGGTAGTTATTATGGAAACACGAGTATGGAAGATGCCTGGGTAACGCTGCCGAACTCGAAGGTGAGGGTTAAAATACCGTTAGTGAGACACTTTTTATCGGTGGAACCTATGATTCCGTTAGGAAGAGGTGTCATTCCAGATTATAAAGTGGAGCAATCTATAACTGATTTGAAGAATGGAGTAGATACTCAAATGGAGTTTGTATTTACCCTTCTTAAAGAAAAATCCCCATGA